Sequence from the Sphingobium indicum B90A genome:
CTAGGCTCCTGCCTTCGCAGGAGCACGTCGCGCTTAATCGTCCTCGATTTCCGGCTGCTCCAGGTCGCGGGCAACCTTTGGGTCGCGGAGCAGCTTGTCGATATGGCTGCCCTCGTCGAAGCTTTCGTCCGCGAGGAATTTGAGCTTCGCCGCATATTTGAGGCGGATGCGGGTCGCGACCTCCCGCTGGAGAAAGGCGGTGTTGGTGCGCAGCGCCTTCAGCACGGCGGCCTCATCCTGGCCGAGCAGCGATTTGATGAAGACGGTCGCGTGGCGCAGGTCGGGGGACATGCGGACTTCGGTGACGCTGACCACATGGCTGGCGAGGACATCGTCATGCACGTCACCGCGCTGGAGGATGTCGGACAGGACATGGCGCACCTGTTCGCCCACGCGGAGGAGCCGGACGGAGGGGCCTTCATTGGGAGCGGGCATTATATCCTCCCCTCCCGCAAGCGGGAGGGGCCGGGGGTGGGCTCTCCCCATCGGCCATTGCAGTTCAGGAGAGGGCGAGCCCACCCCCCAGCCCCCTCCCGCCTGCGGAAGGGGGAACATGGATCACAGCGTGCGGGCGCGTTCCTCGACCTCGAACAGTTCCAGCGTGTCGCCGGGCTTGATGTCGTTGGTGTCCTGGAGCACCGCGCCGCATTCCATGCCTGCCCGGACTTCGGACACATCGTCCTTGAAGCGGCGCAGCGAGGCGATGTGGGTGCGCGACACGATGACATCCTCGCGGGTGAGGCGCGCTGCCAGACCCTTGCGGATGATGCCCTCGAGGACGAGCAGGCCCGCCGCCTTGTCCTTCTTGCCCGCCGGGAAGACCTGAAGCACCTCGGCCCGGCCGACGATGGTTTCGATGCGTTCCGGCGCCAACTGGCCGGCCATTTCGCCGCGCACTTCCTCAAGCAGGTCGTAGATCACGTCATAATAGCGCAACGAGATCTTCTCGCGCTCCGCCAACTGGCGCGCCTTGGCATTGGGGCGCACGTTGAAGCCGATCAGCGGGGCGCGGCTGGCGGCCGCCAGCGTGACGTCGCTTTCAGTGATCGCGCCGACGCCCGAATGCAGGATGCGGACCTTGATCTCGTCGGTCGAGATGCGGTTCAGCGACGAGACGATCGCTTCCACCGAACCCTGCACGTCGCCCTTCACCACCACCGGATATTCGATGACCTTGGTGTTCAGCGCCGAGAACATATGTTCAAAGCTGGTCGGGGCGGCCGTGGTGCGCTTCTTGGTCGCCTGTTCCTGGCGATAGGCGGCGACTTCGCGGGCACGGGCCTCGTTCTCGACGACGGTGAGCTGGTCGCCCGCCATCGGCACGCCGGACAGGCCCAGAACCTCGACCGGGGTCGAGGGACCGGCGGTCTTCACATTCTGGCCCTTGTCGTTGATCATTGCGCGGACCTTGCCGCTTTCCGACCCGATGACGAAGGTGTCGCCGATCTTGAGCGTGCCCTTGCGCACCAGCACGGTGGCGACCGCGCCGCGGCCCTTGTCGAGCTGCGCCTCGACCACATTGCCTTCGGCGGCGCGGTCGGGATTGGCGGTCAGTTCGAGCAGTTCGGCCTGGAGCATGATCTTGTCGAGCAGATCGTCGAGGCCCGTCCGCTTGAGCGCGGAAACCTCCACGTCCTGCGTTTCGCCGCCCATATCCTCGACCACGATCTCATGTTCGAGCAGGCGTTCGCGGATACGCTGGGGATTGGCTTCGGGCTTGTCGACCTTGTTGATCGCGACGATCATCGGCACGCCGGCGGCCTTGGTGTGGTTGATGGCCTCGATGGTCTGGGGCATCAGCCCGTCGTCCGCCGCCACCACCAGGATGACGATGTCGGTGACGTTGGCGCCGCGCGCGCGCATTTCCGAAAAGGCCTCGTGGCCCGGCGTGTCGAGGAAGGTGATGGTGTCGCCGCCCTTCGTCTTCACCTGATAGGCGCCGATATGCTGGGTGATGCCGCCGCTTTCGCCCGACACGACGTTGGTGCCGCGCAACGCGTCGAGCAACGACGTCTTGCCATGGTCGACATGGCCCATGATGGTCACGACCGGCGGACGGGCTTTAAGCGTTTCGGGCGCGTCGACCTCACCCTCCATGCCGATTTCAACGTCGGCGTCGGACACGCGCTGGATACGGTGGCCGAACTCCTCGACCAGCAGTTCCGCCGTATCCTGGTCGATCGGCTGGTTGAGCGTGACGGCGGTGCCCATCTTGAACAGGGCCTTCACCAGGTCCGCGCCCTTTTCGGCCATGCGGTTGGCCAGTTCCTGGACGGTGATGCTTTCCGGCACGACCACGTCGCGCGTCTGCTTCTCGCGCTGCTGAGCGCCGCCGGAATAATGGGCGCGACGCTCCTTCTCGCGGGCGCGCTTCAGCGCGGCGAGGCTGCGGGCGCGGGCGCTGTCGTCATCTGCAAGGGCGCGGGTGACGGTGAGCTTGCCGGCCTGGCGGCGATTGTCGTCGCCGCGCTTGGCGCGGTCGGGCTTGGCCGGTTCGGGGCGCTTGACCGGCGCGACCGGCGTGAAGCGGCGCGGCGGCGGCATGGCGGTCGAGGCGGCGGACTTCGGCTCGGCGGCGGAGGGCGCGGCGTCGACCGGAACATCGGCGGCGGTCGGCCCGGATTCCTCGACAGGCGCCCTGGCGGCTTCCTCGGCCGGCCCGGTCTCGACTTCGGGCTGACGCGTGGTTTCGACCTCGGCCGCTTCGGTAGTCTGGCGGTTTTCCTCGGCGCGGCGCTTTTCCTCCTCGCTCGCGGCAAGGCGCTGGGCGTCTTCGCGGCGGCGCGCTTCCTCCAGCGCGGACATGCGGGCTTCCTCGGCCTCGCGCAGCAGCTTCGCCTGCAATTCCTGACGCGACATCAGGCTTTGCGGTGGCGCCGGACGGGCGGGGGCCGGCTGCGGCGCGCGGGCCTGCGGCGGCTGCGTCGAAGGCGCGGCAGCAACGGGCGTGGGGTCGGCCTGCGGCTCAGGCGCAGCGTGACCGGCTTCGCCCGGCTTGCCCAGGATGCGGCGCCGCTTCACCTCGACCACGACCGTATTCTTGCGGCCATGGCTGAACTGCTGCTGCACCTGACCGGACTCGACCGTGCGCTTGATCCCCAGCGGCTTGCGGCCCAGAACCGGCTTGTCTTCCTTGCTGTCACTCATACGACTGAACTATACCCTTCACATCAACCCGACCGGCAAGGCCCGTCGGCGCCTTCATTCCAATGCTACCTCAGGCGCCCAGTGCCCCTGCGGAGTCACGCTCCCCATGCACCGGCGCTCCGTTAGCGCAACCCAGATAGCTTTCCAAGCGGCCTATGGCGCCGCGCAGACGTGACGCCGCACGCGAGTCGGTCACCGCGATATGGACGACATTGTCCCGCCCCATTGCCATAGATAGGGCGTGTCGGTCCACAGGCAAGACGATGCCCGCCAAATCCGTGCCCTCGGCCTCCTGTCCGACGCGGAGCGCCTGGTCCAGCTTCCGGTTGCCGTCGGCGGCAGCGTCGGCGGCGTGGAGCAGCAGCGTGACGTCGCCCTTGCGGCAGGCGACATCGATCTTTTCCGAGCCGGTCAGGACCATGGACGCCTTCGCCTCCAGGCCCAGGCGGTCGAGCAATGCCTTGCGCAGGCCGTCCTCTATGAGGGCGGGCAGCGTTTCGGGGATTTGCAGGTCGCCGGTCTTGAAGGCGCGGGCGAGCGCGCCCTTGAGCTTGCCCTTTGTCAGCGCCTGTTCAAGTTCGGCGCGGGTGACGCCGATCCAGGCGCCGCGGCCGGGGGCCTTGGCGCGGATGTCGGGCAGGATTTCGCCGTTCGGGCCGCAGGCGAGGCGCACCAGCATTTCCGGGTCGGCGCGGTCGCCGGACAGGATGCATTTGCGTTCGGTCATGCTTTTTCTCCCCTCCCTTCCAGGGAGGGGTTGGGGGTGGGTCGCGCGTAGCGCGCATCCGCCCTCGCCCAATCGCCGTTGCTGGCGATTGCTGATGCAATCGCACCCACCCTTGATCGGAGGCACGTGACTCCGATCAACCCCTCCCTGGAAGGGAGGGGAGTTGGTAGGGTAGCGCTATGGGGCGAGCTTAACCTCTCATCGGGAAGTGACCGCGGCATGGGCGTCCTCCCCTGCTTTGGGCGCGTCGCGGTCGGCGATGAGTTGGCCGCCTGCGCCGTAATTTTCCGTCGAAACCTCCGAAATCACCACCTGAACGGCAGCAGGCGACTTGCCCAGTCGCTCGACGAGCGACCGGGTGACGTCGGCGACGATGGCCGCCTTCTGCTCGCGGGTGGCGTTTCCGGCCAGACGGATGTCTACGAAGGGCATTGGCGCTTACGCTTCCTCGCCTTCGAACCAGTGGGCGCGGGCGGCCATGATGATCTCATTGCCCTGTTCCTCGGTGAGGCCATATTCGGCCAATATGCCGCCCTTGTCCTCTTCCTTGTTCTCGCGGCGGCGGCGCTGGTCGACGCGCTTCTTCGCGACCAGTTCGTCGGTGGCGAGATCGGCCAGATCGTCCAGCGTCTTGATGCCCGCCTTGCCCAGCGTCACCAGCATGGCTTCGGTGAGGTGCGGCATGTCGGCCAGCGCGTCCTCGACGCCCAGCGCCTGGCGTTCCTCACGGGCGGCGGCTTCGCGGCGGTCCAGCGCTTCCTGGGCGCGGCTCTGCAATTCGGCGGCAAGGTCTTCGTCGAAGCCCTCGATCGCGGCCAGTTCCTCGACGCCGACATAGGCGACTTCTTCCAGTTCGCCGAAGCCCTCCGCCACCAGAAGCTGCGAGAGGGTTTCGTCCACGTCCAGTTCGTTCTGGAACATCTCGGAGCGGGCGACGAATTCCTTCTGGCGCTTTTCGGACGCATCGGCCTCGGTCATGATGTCGATGGCCTTGCCGGTGAGCTGGCTGGCCAGGCGGACATTCTGGCCGCGGCGGCCGATGGCGAGCGAAAGCTGATCGTCGGGAACGACGACCTCGATCCGCTCCTCCTCCTCGTCGATGACGACGCGCGCGACCTGCGCGGGCTGGAGCGCGTTGACGACGAAGGTGGCGGTGTCTTCCGACCAGGGGATGATGTCGATCTTCTCGCCCTGCATTTCCTGCACGACGGCCTGCACGCGGCTGCCCTTCATGCCGACGCAGGCGCCGACCGGGTCGATGCTCGAATCGCGGCTGATGACGCCGATCTTGGCGCGGCTGCCCGGATCGCGGGCGGCGGCCTTGATCTCGATCACGCCGTCGTAGATTTCGGGCACTTCCTGCGCAAACAGCTTCTTCATGAATTCGGGATGGGCGCGGCTGAGGAAAATCTGCGGACCCCGGTTTTCGCGGCGCACGTTCAGGATCACCGAGCGGATGCGGTCGCCGACGCGGACGACTTCGCGGGGGATCTGCTGATCGCGGCGGATGACGCCCTCGGCGCGGCCGAGATTCACCACGACATGGCCGAATTCGACCGACTTGACGACGCCGGTGATGATTTCACCCACGCGGTCCTTGAATTCCTCATGCTGGCGCTCGCGCTCGGCGTCGCGGACCTTCTGGAAGATCACCTGCTTGGCCGACTGGGCGTCGATGCGGCCCAGGTCGATAGGAGGCAGCGGGTCGACGATGAAGTCGCCGATCACGGCGTCCTTCTTCAGCTTCTGCGCCTGGCGCAGGTCGACCTGCTTGAAATAATCGTCCACGACCTCGACCACTTCGACCACGCGCCACAAGCGCAGATCGCCGGTTTCCGGGTCCAGCTTGGCACGGATGTCGTTTTCCGCGCCGTAGCGGGCGCGGGCGGCGCGCTGGATCGCGTCTTCCATCGCCTCTATGACGATGGCCTTGTCGATCATCTTTTCGCTGGCCACCGAATTGGCGATGGCGAGCAGTTCGGCCTTGTTGGCGGAAATGGCGTTGGCCATGATCGTTAAACCCTTACTCTTCGGTTTCGAACTCGTCCGCCCCATCGGAGGAGAGCGGCATACTAGCAGCAATCAGCGCGTCGGTCAGTATCAGCTTGGCGTCGCCCACCAGCGCGAAGGGGATGGCGACGTCGCCGGCCTTGGCATCGGCGAACAAAATGTCCTCGCCCTCCACGCCTTTCAGCACGCCCCGGAAGCTCTTGCGGCCGGAGACGGTTTCGGTGGCGGCGATCTTCGCCTCATGCCCCGTCCATTCGAGGAAATCGGTGAGGCGGGTCAGCGGGCGGTCGATGCCCGGCGAACTGACCTCCAGACGATAGGCCTCCTCGATCGGGTCGGCTTCGTCCAGCACGTCCGAGAGGCGGCGGGAGATGGCGGCGCAATCCTCTATGACGAGCTGCTTCGTTTCAGGGCGCTCCGCCATGATCTGAAGCGTATATTCGTCGCCCGACCCGAACAGCTTGATGCGCACGAGGTCGAAGCCCAGGGCCTTCACCTCCGGTTCGATCAGGGCTGTCAGTTCGGCGATGTCCGCCATGAAGTCTCCACAAGCAATATGCAGCTTCCCTGTTGCCGCAGGCGTTCCGCCCGCGACCCCGACATGTTTGACGATGTAAGGAAGCAAGCGCGATATAGGCAGAATGCCGCAAAGCTGCAACATTATTTGTCGCGGGACATTTCATCGTCCGACGAGGAGGAAAAAGATGCGCCATTTCGCCCTGACCGCCCTGCCGCTAGCCCTGATCGCCTGTTCGGCGGACAATGCCACCGGGCAGAATGTCGCGACGGAAAAGCCGTTCAAGACGTCGGTGATCGCGGATTTCGAGTCTCCTTGGGCGATGGCCTTCCTGCCCGACGGGCGGATGCTGGTGACGGAGAAGGCGGGCGAGATGATCCTGTTCGATCCGAAGAATGGGACGAAAATTCCCGTCGCGGGGATTCCGCCGGTGGACAGCGCAGGTCAGGGCGCGCTGATGGACGTAGTGCCAGCGCCCGGCTTTGCGAAGAATGGGACGGTTTATTTCAGCTTTTCGGAGGCGGGTCCGGGCGGCAAGGGCGTGGCGCTGGCCACCGGGCGTTTCGATCAGGCGAGCGACGGGACGACCAAGCTGGACGGGGTGAAGGTGATTTTCCGGGCCAGCCCCTATGTCGAGGGCAACGGCCATTATTCGGGGCGGATCGCCTTTTCGCCGGACGGGAAATATCTGTTCTTCACCAATGGCGAGCGGCAGAAATTCGATCCGGCGCAAGATCCGAAATCGACCTTGGGCAAGGTATTGCGGTTGAATTTGGATGGAAGCCCGGCGGCGGGCAATCCGCTGGCGGCGAAGGGGTTTCATCCTGCGGTCTGGTCCTATGGGCATCGCAACCTGCTGGGGATCGCCTTCGACAAGGACGGGCGGCTGTGGGAGCAGGAAATGGGGCCCAAGGGCGGGGATGAGGTCAATCTGATCAAGCCGGGGTTGAATTATGGCTATCCCCTCGCCTCCAACGGCAGCCATTATGATGGGCGGGACATTCCCGATCATAAGGCGGGCGACGGTTTCGAGGCGCCGAAGGTCTGGTGGAATCCGGTGATCTCTCCGGGCGGGCTTGTCTATTATTCGGGCGACCTGTTTCCGCAGTGGAAGGATTCGCTGTTCATCGGCGGGCTGTCGAGCAAGGCGCTGGTGCGGGTGAAGCTGGACGGGGAGAATGCCGCCAAGGCCGACCAGTGGGACATGGGCGCGCGTATCCGCGAGGTGGAGCAAGGTCCGGATGGGGCGCTCTGGCTGCTGGAGGATGGCGGGCAAGGGTCGCGGGGGCGGTTGTTGAAGTTGACGCCTGTCCAGGGGTGATCCGTGTTCCTGCGTAGGCAGGAACCCAGTTCAGACGGTGCATTTCAACTTAGACGGCGGGACTGGGCTCCTGCTTTCGCAGGAGCACGATATCCATATTTCGGTGTAGGAGAAAACGGGGCCTTTGCGGCCCCGTTCCTCTTACACCAGCCGGCTCTGCTTCACCGCCGCTTCGATGAAGCTGGCGAAGAGCGGATGCGGGTCGAAGGGTTTGGACTTGAGTTCCGGGTGGAACTGCACGCCGACGAACCAGGGGTGGTCGGGCCGCTCGACGATTTCCGGGAGCGTGCCGTCGGGGGACATGCCGGAGAAGATCAGCCCGCCCTTTTCCAGCGGTTCGCGATAGCCCGCGTTCACCTCATAGCGGTGGCGGTGCCGTTCGCTGATGTCGGTGGCGTCATAGATGCCCGCGACGACGCTGTTGCCGGTGAGCTTCGCCGGATAGGCGCCCAGGCGCATGGTGCCGCCAAGGTCGGTTTCGGCGGTGCGCTTCTGCAGGCCTTCCTTGCTCATCCATTCGGTGATGAGGCCGACGACCGGCTCGCTGGTTTCGCCGAATTCGGTGGTGGAGGCGTTGGCGATGCCCGCCGTGTTCCGCGCCCCCTCTATGCAGGCCATCTGCATGCCGAGGCAAATGCCGAAGAAGGGCACGTTGCGTTCGCGGGCGAATTTGACGGAGGCGATCTTCCCCTCCGACCCGCGCACGCCGAAGCCGCCGGGGACGAGGATGCCGTGCATCGGTTCCAGGCGGGCGGCGATGTCCGCGCCCTCTTCCTCGAACAGCTCGGCGTCCAGCCATTTGATGTTGACCTTCACCCGGTTGGCGAAGCCGCCATGGGTCAGCGCCTCATAGAGCGACTTGTAGGCATCGGGCAGGCCGACATATTTGCCGACGACGCCGATGGTGACCTCGCCCTCCGGATTCTGCTGCCGGTCCATGATGTCGTGCCAGCGGTCCAGCTTGGGCGCGGGGGCGTTTTCGATGCCGAAGGCGCGCAGCACTTCATCGTCCAGCCCTTCGGCATGATATTGCGTCGGGACCGCGTAGATGCTGCTGGCGTCGAGCGCGGGGATGACCGCTTCGGGACGGACATTGCAGAAGAGGGCGATCTTGCGCCGCTCGCTTTCCGGCAGCGGATGTTCGCAGCGGCAGAGCAATATGTCGGGCTGGATGCCCAGCGACGTCAGTTCCCGCACGCTGTGCTGGGTCGGCTTGGTCTTCAGCTCGCCCGCCGCCGCGATATAGGGGACCAGCGTCACATGGACGAAGATGGAGCGGTTGCGCCCCAGATCGTTATGCAACTGGCGGATCGCCTCCATGAAGGGGAGCGATTCGATGTCGCCCACCGTGCCGCCGATCTCGCACAGCACGAAATCGAGGTCGTCGGAGTCGGCCAGGGCGAAGGCCTTGATCTCGTCGGTGACGTGCGGGATCACCTGAACCGTCGCGCCCAGATAGTCGCCGCGCCGTTCGCGCTGGATGATGGTCTGATAGACCCGGCCCTGCGTCACATTGTCCGACTGCCGCGCCGAAACGCCGGTGAAGCGCTCATAATGGCCAAGATCGAGGTCGGTTTCCGCCCCGTCGTCGGTCACATAGACCTCGCCATGCTGATAGGGACTCATCGTGCCCGGATCGACGTTGAGATAGGGATCGAATTTCCGAATGCGCACACGGAAACCTCGCGCCTGCAGCAGTGCTGCGAGCGAAGCGGCCATCAGGCCCTTGCCAAGCGAGGAGACCACGCCGCCGGTGATGAAAATATACCGCGCCATGGGAGGAGAGGCTTAGCCTTTTACAAACGAGTTGGGCAAGCGCGCGAATCATCGCGCGTGCGAAAAAAGATCGAAATGACCGTAAGGCGGCTTAGTTGGCGAGCGGAACCGCGCCGTTGGCGGCATTGCCGCTCGCCGCGCCAGCAGCGCCGGCCAGCGGATCGTTGCCGGTCGCCGGGGCCGGACCGGATGCCGGAGCGGCCGGCGCCTGCTTCACCAGAGAGGTGTCGATGTCGCTCGGCCGGTGCTGGATCGAGGCGATCACCGCGAGCACGACCGACAGCGTCACGAAGATGCCGGCGAGAACCGTGGTCGATCGGGTCAGAAAGTCCGCCGCGCCGCGCGCCGACATGAACCCCGCCGGGCTGCCGCCGACGCCCAGGCCGCCGCCTTCCGACTTCTGCATCAGGATGACGGTGACCAGCAGGGCAGCGACGATGGCCTGCACGACAAGGATGAAGGTGAACATGAGACGAATATCTGTCCGGTAAAGGGTGCGTTGACGCGCACATAGCGATGATGGCGCGCCGGGGCAACCGCCCCCGTCCTCTCCCCCTCCCGCAGGCGGGAGGGGTTGGAGGTGAGTGGGCGGCGGCATGCGGCGTTATCGCATGGTTGATGGCATGGAAGCTCGCTGCGCTCGCACCCACCCCTTCCCCCTCCCTTGAAAGGGAGGGGCTTATTTTTTTTGTTGGGGTCAGGCCGCCGCCGCGATCACCGGGGCGAATTTCGCCGCCGTCAGGCTCGCGCCGCCGATCAGGCCGCCGTCGACATCGGCCAGCGCCAGAAGCTCCGCCGCATTGTCGCCGTTCATCGATCCGCCATAGAGGATTCGCATCGCGTCGGCATCCGCGCCGATCCGGCTCGCCAGCGCGGCGCGCAGGGCGGCGTGCATCGCGGCGACCGCTTCCATTGTGGGGATCCGGCCCGTGCCGATGGCC
This genomic interval carries:
- the infB gene encoding translation initiation factor IF-2, coding for MSDSKEDKPVLGRKPLGIKRTVESGQVQQQFSHGRKNTVVVEVKRRRILGKPGEAGHAAPEPQADPTPVAAAPSTQPPQARAPQPAPARPAPPQSLMSRQELQAKLLREAEEARMSALEEARRREDAQRLAASEEEKRRAEENRQTTEAAEVETTRQPEVETGPAEEAARAPVEESGPTAADVPVDAAPSAAEPKSAASTAMPPPRRFTPVAPVKRPEPAKPDRAKRGDDNRRQAGKLTVTRALADDDSARARSLAALKRAREKERRAHYSGGAQQREKQTRDVVVPESITVQELANRMAEKGADLVKALFKMGTAVTLNQPIDQDTAELLVEEFGHRIQRVSDADVEIGMEGEVDAPETLKARPPVVTIMGHVDHGKTSLLDALRGTNVVSGESGGITQHIGAYQVKTKGGDTITFLDTPGHEAFSEMRARGANVTDIVILVVAADDGLMPQTIEAINHTKAAGVPMIVAINKVDKPEANPQRIRERLLEHEIVVEDMGGETQDVEVSALKRTGLDDLLDKIMLQAELLELTANPDRAAEGNVVEAQLDKGRGAVATVLVRKGTLKIGDTFVIGSESGKVRAMINDKGQNVKTAGPSTPVEVLGLSGVPMAGDQLTVVENEARAREVAAYRQEQATKKRTTAAPTSFEHMFSALNTKVIEYPVVVKGDVQGSVEAIVSSLNRISTDEIKVRILHSGVGAITESDVTLAAASRAPLIGFNVRPNAKARQLAEREKISLRYYDVIYDLLEEVRGEMAGQLAPERIETIVGRAEVLQVFPAGKKDKAAGLLVLEGIIRKGLAARLTREDVIVSRTHIASLRRFKDDVSEVRAGMECGAVLQDTNDIKPGDTLELFEVEERARTL
- a CDS encoding CTP synthase encodes the protein MARYIFITGGVVSSLGKGLMAASLAALLQARGFRVRIRKFDPYLNVDPGTMSPYQHGEVYVTDDGAETDLDLGHYERFTGVSARQSDNVTQGRVYQTIIQRERRGDYLGATVQVIPHVTDEIKAFALADSDDLDFVLCEIGGTVGDIESLPFMEAIRQLHNDLGRNRSIFVHVTLVPYIAAAGELKTKPTQHSVRELTSLGIQPDILLCRCEHPLPESERRKIALFCNVRPEAVIPALDASSIYAVPTQYHAEGLDDEVLRAFGIENAPAPKLDRWHDIMDRQQNPEGEVTIGVVGKYVGLPDAYKSLYEALTHGGFANRVKVNIKWLDAELFEEEGADIAARLEPMHGILVPGGFGVRGSEGKIASVKFARERNVPFFGICLGMQMACIEGARNTAGIANASTTEFGETSEPVVGLITEWMSKEGLQKRTAETDLGGTMRLGAYPAKLTGNSVVAGIYDATDISERHRHRYEVNAGYREPLEKGGLIFSGMSPDGTLPEIVERPDHPWFVGVQFHPELKSKPFDPHPLFASFIEAAVKQSRLV
- the nusA gene encoding transcription termination factor NusA, which translates into the protein MANAISANKAELLAIANSVASEKMIDKAIVIEAMEDAIQRAARARYGAENDIRAKLDPETGDLRLWRVVEVVEVVDDYFKQVDLRQAQKLKKDAVIGDFIVDPLPPIDLGRIDAQSAKQVIFQKVRDAERERQHEEFKDRVGEIITGVVKSVEFGHVVVNLGRAEGVIRRDQQIPREVVRVGDRIRSVILNVRRENRGPQIFLSRAHPEFMKKLFAQEVPEIYDGVIEIKAAARDPGSRAKIGVISRDSSIDPVGACVGMKGSRVQAVVQEMQGEKIDIIPWSEDTATFVVNALQPAQVARVVIDEEEERIEVVVPDDQLSLAIGRRGQNVRLASQLTGKAIDIMTEADASEKRQKEFVARSEMFQNELDVDETLSQLLVAEGFGELEEVAYVGVEELAAIEGFDEDLAAELQSRAQEALDRREAAAREERQALGVEDALADMPHLTEAMLVTLGKAGIKTLDDLADLATDELVAKKRVDQRRRRENKEEDKGGILAEYGLTEEQGNEIIMAARAHWFEGEEA
- the rbfA gene encoding 30S ribosome-binding factor RbfA; this translates as MPAPNEGPSVRLLRVGEQVRHVLSDILQRGDVHDDVLASHVVSVTEVRMSPDLRHATVFIKSLLGQDEAAVLKALRTNTAFLQREVATRIRLKYAAKLKFLADESFDEGSHIDKLLRDPKVARDLEQPEIEDD
- the secG gene encoding preprotein translocase subunit SecG, which encodes MFTFILVVQAIVAALLVTVILMQKSEGGGLGVGGSPAGFMSARGAADFLTRSTTVLAGIFVTLSVVLAVIASIQHRPSDIDTSLVKQAPAAPASGPAPATGNDPLAGAAGAASGNAANGAVPLAN
- a CDS encoding PQQ-dependent sugar dehydrogenase — translated: MRHFALTALPLALIACSADNATGQNVATEKPFKTSVIADFESPWAMAFLPDGRMLVTEKAGEMILFDPKNGTKIPVAGIPPVDSAGQGALMDVVPAPGFAKNGTVYFSFSEAGPGGKGVALATGRFDQASDGTTKLDGVKVIFRASPYVEGNGHYSGRIAFSPDGKYLFFTNGERQKFDPAQDPKSTLGKVLRLNLDGSPAAGNPLAAKGFHPAVWSYGHRNLLGIAFDKDGRLWEQEMGPKGGDEVNLIKPGLNYGYPLASNGSHYDGRDIPDHKAGDGFEAPKVWWNPVISPGGLVYYSGDLFPQWKDSLFIGGLSSKALVRVKLDGENAAKADQWDMGARIREVEQGPDGALWLLEDGGQGSRGRLLKLTPVQG
- a CDS encoding DUF448 domain-containing protein, translating into MTERKCILSGDRADPEMLVRLACGPNGEILPDIRAKAPGRGAWIGVTRAELEQALTKGKLKGALARAFKTGDLQIPETLPALIEDGLRKALLDRLGLEAKASMVLTGSEKIDVACRKGDVTLLLHAADAAADGNRKLDQALRVGQEAEGTDLAGIVLPVDRHALSMAMGRDNVVHIAVTDSRAASRLRGAIGRLESYLGCANGAPVHGERDSAGALGA
- a CDS encoding tautomerase family protein gives rise to the protein MPFVDIRLAGNATREQKAAIVADVTRSLVERLGKSPAAVQVVISEVSTENYGAGGQLIADRDAPKAGEDAHAAVTSR
- the rimP gene encoding ribosome maturation protein RimP, whose product is MADIAELTALIEPEVKALGFDLVRIKLFGSGDEYTLQIMAERPETKQLVIEDCAAISRRLSDVLDEADPIEEAYRLEVSSPGIDRPLTRLTDFLEWTGHEAKIAATETVSGRKSFRGVLKGVEGEDILFADAKAGDVAIPFALVGDAKLILTDALIAASMPLSSDGADEFETEE